GTCATACACTTCGGTGTTGGTGGGCTTGACGGCGGAGCCGGATATGGGTTCGGCGATGCCCTTGCTGATGTCTTCCCAGGTGGTGTTGAGGTGCGCGTGCGCTGCGCGGAGGGCTGCGCCGAGGGCTGCGCTGTTGGTGACTTCAAATTGGTGAATGGGGCAGTTTTGCACGTCGGCCATGATTTGAAGGATTTCGGGATTGACCGATGCCCCGCCTGTGACGTAGATGGCTGATGGACGCACGCCCATCCATTCTGAGTGACTGCGCATGGACATCATTTGTGCCTCGACAACCGCGCGGCAATTGCCAGCGGCGTCCTGTTCGTGGAGGTCAAAGCGGTGTACGCCGGGATTGAGGACATTGGGTACGATTTCGGGTTCAAAATAGGGAAGCAGGATTTTTCCATTATTGCCCGGGGGGGTGGATTGGAGTGCATGGGAAAAACCATTCCAGTCCAGACCATGAGATTGGCGTACGGCTTCGCGGGCGAGGGAGCCGTTTTTGAAACAGATGAGGGTCATGTAGTCGCCAGTGGGTGAGACAAAGACGTGACCTTCGCCGCGTGGATCGGTCTGGCAATTTTTCATTGTGCCAAAGTAGGTGTCGCTGGTGCCGAGTGAGATGGCGACGAGGCCCTCGCGGATGAGACCGAGGCCGATGACGCTGTTGGGATTGTCACCCGACCAGACGAGCGCCTGTGCATTGGGATTGACGCCGTATTTATCGACAAAGTAAGGGTTCACAGTGCCGATAATTGCGCGGGATTCTGCAAGTGGAGGCAGACGATGGGATAGACCGGGGGCTGTGGCGTCGAGCGCGGCAGCATGATAGGTTCGGGTCTGAATGTCCATCAAATTCATGCCTGCGCCATCGCCGTGATCGATGGGGGCTACTTTGCCCGCGATCAGAGAGGCCATGAAGGAACTGACAAGCATGATGTGTGCGGTGTTGTTATAAGCATCGGGTTGTGTTTTGTAGAATTTGCGAATCTGTGGCCCTGTGAAGCGCTCAAAGGTGGTAGATCCCGTGGCGCTGGCTGTGGCTTGAAGACCTCCGAGGGCGTCGCAAATTTCATCGCATTCGGCGCGGGTAGAGGAATCCATCCAGATGGGAGATGTGTCGCGAGAGAATATACCGCTGAGGTTTTCTACGAGGGATTTTGATGGATTGAGATTGGATAAGATATCCACAGTTTTGAGATAAACAGAGCCGTGTTGTTGCCCCGAGCCAGAGATGGCCCGGATATTGCCGAGGGTTATGCCCTCGGTTTTCATTTTGTCAAAAAGCACATCGAGGGCTTCGGCCCACATGAGAGGTGGCGAGTGAACAATTTTGGGGTCGGGATGATCGAGGACGCCATTTTGAGTGCCATAATGCGGTAGCGTTTCGTCGTAGTTCAGTGAAACATCGTACACGACTTTGCGGGTGTCGATGTCTATGATAATAGCACTCAAGCTCTGCG
The sequence above is drawn from the Gemmatimonadota bacterium genome and encodes:
- a CDS encoding FGGY-family carbohydrate kinase — encoded protein: MSNLYLGLDASTQSLSAIIIDIDTRKVVYDVSLNYDETLPHYGTQNGVLDHPDPKIVHSPPLMWAEALDVLFDKMKTEGITLGNIRAISGSGQQHGSVYLKTVDILSNLNPSKSLVENLSGIFSRDTSPIWMDSSTRAECDEICDALGGLQATASATGSTTFERFTGPQIRKFYKTQPDAYNNTAHIMLVSSFMASLIAGKVAPIDHGDGAGMNLMDIQTRTYHAAALDATAPGLSHRLPPLAESRAIIGTVNPYFVDKYGVNPNAQALVWSGDNPNSVIGLGLIREGLVAISLGTSDTYFGTMKNCQTDPRGEGHVFVSPTGDYMTLICFKNGSLAREAVRQSHGLDWNGFSHALQSTPPGNNGKILLPYFEPEIVPNVLNPGVHRFDLHEQDAAGNCRAVVEAQMMSMRSHSEWMGVRPSAIYVTGGASVNPEILQIMADVQNCPIHQFEVTNSAALGAALRAAHAHLNTTWEDISKGIAEPISGSAVKPTNTEVYDELVKKYAECEQIALGI